The genomic segment AGATCATCAGTCAATCGTTTCAGGTCACTGTCTAGAAGCTCttgttgtttctgtttttgGGCCATGTGTTGTATCTCTTTATGAAGTTCTTGGATTTTCTTTAGGCCTTCAAGAAGTAAATGGTCCATCTTTTCTCTGTCACTGTTCAAATCGCTCTGTAGACCATAAACTTTGTCTTGTTTTTCTTGGAGTTCCGCCTTTGCCATTTCAAGTCTTTCGTTTTCAACTTTCACAAAAGATTGATCTCTTTCTAGTATCTCAGTTTGTTCCCGgatcttttctttctctctttccagtATCTCTGTTTCTTTCTGGATTTCGGACCTCATGATATCCAAATCAAGGTTGtctttgttgattgtttctttaACTGTTTCCAAATATTCCCTTTGCCTGTCTACTGCTTCCTTTTCCGTATTGAGATCTTGTTTCTCCANNNNNNNNNNNNNNNNNNNNNNNNNNNNNNNNNNNNNNNNNNNNNNNNNNNNNNNNNNNNNNNNNNNNNNNNNNNNNNNNNNNNNNNNNNNNNNNNNNNNGTAATTGTATCTTGTCAAGCCTCCCAGTCTCTCCTTTACCATTTAGATTCTCAGTGTGTTTTTGGACCAAAATACCATAGCtttcattgtttttcttttcgttCTCATTTTTCTCCTTTTCTTCAGCCAGCTCCTTCTTTAGACGTTCTAGTTTTATCTTTAGAACCTCTAACTGATCCCTTTCTCTTCTGATCCTCTCCATCCTATCATCCagttctctccttctcttttgcGTATTTGTTTGGAGGGATTCCTTTTCTCTTTGAATTTCAACCAACCGCATTCCAACTTCCTCTCTTTTTCGTATTTCCCTCTTAGATGACctatcattttcttttctttttgttaccAACTCTGCCTTCAGTAGCTCAAtctcccttgtctctctcttgaTGTGTCGCATTTTATCGTCAAGTTCGTGGGTTTGTTTTGCAATACCATCCCTtgctttgtttatttctgtatACAGCTTTTGTCTTTCCTTtatcaggctctctctctcggacTCAACCTGATGTTTCAACATCTCCATTTCCTGTCTTTCAGTTCTGAGACAAGCCCTTAATATTTGAAGGTCCTCCTTTTGTTCGTCCAGAGCAGACTCAGTCTCCATCTTCTGTTTGAGTTGGCCTTGAAGTTCCGCCATTTCTTTCATTTCTCTTTGTCCTTGGTCTAAATTGGCACTGAACTCAGTTTTCTCGTTTGTTTCTTCTTTGGATACAAGTTCTAAAATATCTTGCTCTTCTTTCTCCATGTCTCTTTCTTGAAATTGCTGCCTATCACTTACCACTTCTCTTTCCTGTCTGTGTAGTTTAACCTGTGCTAGATATGCCTCATCTCTATCGATATTGGAGTCCATGTCTACCCTTTGCTGACTGATTTCTCTATTGACTTTCTGAAGCTCAACGGTTTTCTGGCAAATCATATCAATGACACTTTCTAAGCTTTGTTTCTCTGCCTCAATCTTGCAGTTCAAACCCTTGAGTTGTGTCGGTTTTACTTGGTATTCCTCTAACTTAGTCTTAAAATGTGAAACCATACGTTCAATTTTATGTTTTACTTTGGATATGTTCTCGATCTGCTGGTCCACCTGCACCTTCTTCTGATGTAGTTTCATTTTTAAAATGTCCaattcatccctctctctgagaGTTTTCTCTCGTCGCTGGTCAAGTTCTCTCTGCTGTTTCCTAATCATCATTTGAATCCATTTCATGTCAGTCCTCTCTTTGCTCAGATACATTTCACTTTGATCCATCGCATCTTTAACTTTGTTTAGGACATCTCTGATTTGTTGCAACAGCTGCAGCACTGATCCCTCAGCGTTCCCGCGGACCTCCGTAGGAGCCATGTCAATGCAGCTTTCTTCAGTTTCTTTCAATGATATTTGTTCTAATGATTCTTGTATTCTGTTAATCTCCCGAATCAAGGTTTGTATCCTGGCATTTCCTGACGCCGGTGGCCCCTCTGATTCACGTTCTATCAAATTTGCTGGTTTTGTTTGGTGTTCAGTTGTTAAAGACGCCACTGGCATTTCATATTCAACATTCTCTTCTTCATAACTCTGTCTGTTAACCTGTAAACGtactctgtactgtactgtctgtTTGATCTGCCCGATTGATCTATCACCGTGATTTCCTACGTCCCTATTGTCTGACCCATCATCAGCCCCTTGCCGATAAAGGTTGCTTATATCCTCAATCAGTCTTTCCATCTCTTTGTGGTTTTGTTTTAAGTTGTCCATAGCCCCTTTCActatctcctcttcctctccgagTTTTGAGACATAGCTTTCGGTTTCCGTCCTATCCCTCACAGTCCTTTTTTGTTCCGTTTTATCCTGAAATCCAGCTTTTGAGCTGTGTTCAGGTGAATCCATATCCTGCTTATCCTGTGTAACCACCCTTGATGGTTGAATTCCCAGGCTTTCCTTTTCAATTGTTGAATACTTACCAAACGTTTGTTCTTCTTCACTTCGTTGACTGACATCCAGAAAGGTTTGTGTTGCCTTTTCCCTTGCAGTTGGTTGATCAGGGagaatacttttttttgtaGCCTCCATGGGGGTGTGATCAATCCCTGCACTCGTACTCTGCATGTCCCCTTTCATCTCATCTATGACGCCCATGTTAGAACCAGACTCCTTAGTCTTCtgttcctccttctccagctgcaTTTTCATCTTCATCACCTCCAGGGCATCCCTTTCCTGAGCAATCTTCTCCAATCTTTGGTCAAGCTCACGTCTTTGTTTCTGCGCTCTGTAATTTGTCCACTTGGTTTGGCCTTCGTCCTGTTGCATATCGGTTCTCCCTTGCTTGGGTGTCTGTGTCACCGTCTTTAACACATCTCTGATCGCTTGCACTTTATGAACCAACCTTTGGATTTTTGCGTTCACTCTGATCCCTTCACCTGCCCCCGCATTCTCTGTATCCGTAGCAAATTTACTTGCATCGTCCTTCTTtgacctctctttctcttccatgtCTTCTTCTACTTGCGGTACAGTTTCCCTTCTCTTGTCAGCATCTTGCTGTTTCATCATGGTGCGCCTCATACTTTTCTCCAGGTTACTTTTCTTTGTGTCAATCTC from the Gadus macrocephalus chromosome 7, ASM3116895v1 genome contains:
- the LOC132461390 gene encoding trichohyalin-like; its protein translation is MAKHQYNVGTFLQGISDKLLAGVRSAEAIVEASIAQQLISSEEDLISINEAHTPQDQLRALFHAMERGTSEAKDAFYQILALKEPELVGISEQRQVNSKMTQTEQSNSLENPEQLEEKVVDFDPQSKTYYLRKQKQETLQAIKEIEILFEYTKSEKAEIVQMKARNEEQQSSIVHLKAEKQQQNLLIMTLEFKLGGAIQKLQKTKEDIRKEKELIEKVWADVKTERELIDCRRNEFMNEREIFKALIMHDKPIRHTEPTKTNKQLQDAFIKIQADIQCHIQENKRRVGEAKQVEGQMQKYIAEIKHNFRMAKYEIAFLRKQMKRMRLQISTNIRETEKRKNKMDHSHTARLPDDNEPYEKMKNELNRVKAAVERLWLELEGQEVSAETRTPGPAEHQLTAVMRPRSQHITDDVERQTVAPRDRMTAAIHEMNEDRVKTEIMAQRDDIERDRQFVKTEMDEVKKMKENIQRQQLELDEKLEKTRRQIQEREVLNTEIDTKKSNLEKSMRRTMMKQQDADKRRETVPQVEEDMEEKERSKKDDASKFATDTENAGAGEGIRVNAKIQRLVHKVQAIRDVLKTVTQTPKQGRTDMQQDEGQTKWTNYRAQKQRRELDQRLEKIAQERDALEVMKMKMQLEKEEQKTKESGSNMGVIDEMKGDMQSTSAGIDHTPMEATKKSILPDQPTAREKATQTFLDVSQRSEEEQTFGKYSTIEKESLGIQPSRVVTQDKQDMDSPEHSSKAGFQDKTEQKRTVRDRTETESYVSKLGEEEEIVKGAMDNLKQNHKEMERLIEDISNLYRQGADDGSDNRDVGNHGDRSIGQIKQTVQYRVRLQVNRQSYEEENVEYEMPVASLTTEHQTKPANLIERESEGPPASGNARIQTLIREINRIQESLEQISLKETEESCIDMAPTEVRGNAEGSVLQLLQQIRDVLNKVKDAMDQSEMYLSKERTDMKWIQMMIRKQQRELDQRREKTLRERDELDILKMKLHQKKVQVDQQIENISKVKHKIERMVSHFKTKLEEYQVKPTQLKGLNCKIEAEKQSLESVIDMICQKTVELQKVNREISQQRVDMDSNIDRDEAYLAQVKLHRQEREVVSDRQQFQERDMEKEEQDILELVSKEETNEKTEFSANLDQGQREMKEMAELQGQLKQKMETESALDEQKEDLQILRACLRTERQEMEMLKHQVESERESLIKERQKLYTEINKARDGIAKQTHELDDKMRHIKRETREIELLKAELVTKRKENDRSSKREIRKREEVGMRLVEIQREKESLQTNTQKRRRELDDRMERIRRERDQLEVLKIKLERLKKELAEEKEKNENEKKNNESYGILVQKHTENLNGKGETGRLDKIQLQQIKQKGPEMPQSPADESVKRIKNEDPIQHNDNDDHQENATTAENISTKEHVSNQDKLRKMWKETRMERREIDHMKSRGTKMRKNLEQKLQTLRNIVKRPHLQREDKEPSQTTSIDSQEEDRIHQQSSNRKMLADKYRELEQLRAQLLGELEKLKGSRFRRWTNDRAMQTGPDPHREVQPQGGTVNEQEPQAGRGSTGLLSRLQRYCCHSCCCCPECCGHSSKDEASQD